Proteins from a genomic interval of Dermacentor variabilis isolate Ectoservices chromosome 8, ASM5094787v1, whole genome shotgun sequence:
- the LOC142589751 gene encoding uncharacterized protein LOC142589751, protein MAEQCAPPSPSMEAAKKNAAPPTSHSTQSLDVAARSPWPSVTRMPPRGTAALLVVLLGALFYAYQEDVIRWTNRARRNVRNQLFFRDAKCEALRVLRTCEREELVKVLFVVDSEPENAERRRFARRSYARRRFASPLKWLTVFRMRGNKSEDELESLVRHECKMTGDIVVPRGPHAEIAGEPGSRKMTPTFLPFVSWILEKCPNVDLVVHMHDAVLPHPFYLPNYRVLHMDHQPQVIHCHGTGFSTAECSDSSVLMTKKKGIEALARNATEQEGLMVTGNLEVKNMASYIAVNETMTMLYTIGAVLFYTYPPNLNVSMMSLWQEMMAAPENSPHYLYL, encoded by the exons ATGGCTGAGCAGTGCGCACCGCCGTCACCATCGATGGAAGCCGCCAAAAAGAACGCCGCGCCGCCGACGTCGCATTCGACGCAATCTTTAGACGTCGCCGCCAGGTCGCCGTGGCCGTCGGTGACGAGGATGCCCCCTCGCGGAACGGCCGCCCTCCTGGTGGTCCTGCTGGGCGCGCTGTTCTACGCCTACCAGGAGGACGTGATCCGGTGGACGAACCGCGCGAGGCGCAACGTGCGCAACCAGCTCTTCTTCAGGGACGCCAAGTGCGAGGCCCTGCGCGTGCTCAGGACCTGCGAGCGCGAGGAGCTGGTCAAGGTGCTGTTCGTCGTCGACAGCGAGCCCGAGAACGCCGAGCGGAGGCGCTTCGCGCGGCGGTCGTACGCCAGGCGCAG GTTCGCCTCTCCACTCAAATGGCTCACCGTATTCCGGATGCGCGGCAACAAGAGCGAGGACGAGCTGGAGTCCCTGGTGCGCCACGAGTGCAAAATGACCGGCGACATCGTCGTGCCCCGCGGCCCTCACGCGGAGATCGCCGGGGAACCCGGCAGCCGGAAGATGACGCCCACTTTCCTGCCGTTCGTGTCCTGGATCCTGGAGAAGTGCCCCAACGTGGACCTGGTGGTGCACATGCACGACGCGGTGCTACCGCACCCGTTCTACCTGCCCAACTACCGGGTTCTCCACATGGACCACCAGCCGCAG GTGATCCACTGTCACGGCACCGGCTTCTCCACGGCAGAGTGCAGTGATTCGTCCGTGCTCATGACCAAGAAGAAAGGCATCGAGGCCCTCGCGCGGAATGCCACCGAACAGGAGGGCCTCATGGTCACGGGCAACCTGGAAGTCAAGAACATGGCCAGCTACATCGCGGTGAACGAGACCATGACCATGCTGTACACGATCGGCGCCGTGCTGTTCTACACGTACCCGCCCAACTTGAACGTGTCCATGATGTCGCTCTGGCAGGAAATGATGGCCGCGCCGGAGAACAGCCCCCACTATCTCTATCTTTGA
- the LOC142590912 gene encoding beta-1,3-galactosyltransferase 9-like, giving the protein MKMTSHSKRTPRSKTMSVLLAVTRQSRSPTTLIVFSFLSMVALGLLLHHFTGTMLRQHFPTQLCQAHGVNTTVVVAVRTKPNNHSLREAIRKSMGHPMVRATLPWKVVFYMGYSADIVRSRSLRREVLKGDLIIAPYEASFENTINIFMSAVRWVHDQCAPGMHHLVHTNDTTMVDFLAAHKHIEGLQEAEDRHFHCAVVQLVDVDRNPNSSLYVPEALFRDTYWPTHCEGDAFIVHSKHLKPLVLSSEAIAQYPLLGPYVTGHLPVLARIGHRNIAPWIQRLGAAPESQSFLRPIFVSHVTEKVQWKAQWLKTLVCYADGNNTEMAERILRKVKFQTAD; this is encoded by the exons ATGAAGATGACGTCACATTCCAAAAGAACGCCCCGCTCCAAAACCATGAG CGTCCTGCTGGCGGTGACGCGGCAGAGCCGCTCCCCGACCACGCTGATAGTGTTCAGCTTCCTGTCCATGGTGGCGCTCGGACTGCTGCTGCACCACTTCACTGGCACGATGCTCCGCCAGCACTTTCCGACGCAGCTGTGCCAGGCGCACGGCGTCAACACCACCGTCGTCGTGGCCGTCCGCACCAAGCCGAACAACCACTCGCTCAGGGAAGCCATCCGCAAGTCCATGGGCCACCCGATGGTCCGCGCAACCCTGCCCTGGAAGGTGGTCTTCTACATGGGCTACTCGGCGGACATCGTCAG GTCTCGCTCTCTCCGCCGCGAGGTGCTCAAAGGCGACCTCATCATCGCGCCGTACGAGGCCTCCTTCGAGAACACCATCAACATCTTCATGAGCGCCGTGCGCTGGGTCCACGACCAGTGCGCGCCGGGCATGCACCACCTGGTGCACACAAACGACACCACCATGGTGGACTTTCTCGCCGCGCACAAGCACATAGAGGGCCTGCAGGAAGCCGAGGACCGCCACTTCCACTGCGCCGTCGTGCAGCTGGTCGATGTGGACCGGAACCCGAACAGCTCGTTGTACGTGCCGGAAGCCCTCTTCAGGGACACCTACTGGCCCACCCACTGCGAAGGGGACGCCTTCATCGTCCACTCCAAGCATCTGAAGCCGCTCGTGCTGTCCTCCGAGGCCATCGCCCAGTACCCACTGCTGGGGCCCTACGTGACGGGACACCTCCCTGTCCTGGCCCGGATTGGGCACCGGAACATCGCGCCCTGG ATCCAGAGACTCGGCGCTGCACCAGAGAGCCAGAGCTTCCTACGCCCGATTTTTGTGAGCCACGTTACTGAGAAAGTTCAGTGGAAGGCGCAATGGctcaagacgctcgtctgctacGCGGACGGCAACAATACAGAGATGGCCGAGCGGATATTGCGCAAGGTCAAGTTCCAAACAGCCGACTGA